A stretch of DNA from Methanoregula sp.:
GTTTGGTTTTTCACCCCTGCCTTCAAGAGTTTCGGTCCTCTGGTGCCTGGGATAATTTCAACAGGTTGAGGAATGACCCACGCCCATCCGAGTTTTTCAGCCCCTTTTATGCGACCCTGCTGGCAAAGTTGTCGAACCCTGACAGGCTTGACTCCCAGTTCTTCCGCTGCTTGAGAGACGGTGACCAGTTTCATCCTGCTACTTGCTGGTAAGAAAATTCACCGACATCCGTCTGGTGTTTGGCATGTTCAACCGTCATACTCACCAGTTGACCATCATTGTCCAATTCAACCAGGATATTCTCGTTCAGGTCATGGGTATCGGCTATTCTTTTATCACTGAAAGTCAGGAGCAAGGTATCGGTATCAGGGAAATATTTAACCTTCATGTTTCACCTCTCCGTGAATGTTCGATCAAAGAAGGCGTTGTGAACGGTTTCCCCGTCTTCAAGCAAAACGACTCTGAGATACTTGTTGTCGGCTTCCGCTATTCTGCCCCATCTTCGGATGCGACCATCTCTCTGGCGTACTTCCTTGATGGGATTTGAAACGACTTCCTCTATCCACTTC
This window harbors:
- a CDS encoding DUF2283 domain-containing protein; this translates as MKVKYFPDTDTLLLTFSDKRIADTHDLNENILVELDNDGQLVSMTVEHAKHQTDVGEFSYQQVAG